A window of Gasterosteus aculeatus chromosome 9, fGasAcu3.hap1.1, whole genome shotgun sequence contains these coding sequences:
- the LOC120813194 gene encoding protocadherin Fat 4, producing MDAGGPIRAGLLLLVCACVAAGSPIGTSEINCATGSNGNVGQVNEGYSGEVEVVRGITGGVKLVAHVFPAHLQFLELSFAPGDATATVRTKRPLDADELAPTDSTLYYSIMCDDVTKYNNTRTLKINDLNDNSPIFGQKSYSASVSETHSVDAVVLQVSAVDADSTPANNRVAYSIEPTSEDFMVTNSGAFILKRSLNYNTVQKYDFIVTAKDNGGLNDSASVLITVEDFDNLNPYFSHNVYQAFIPENQVGPFRILEPEAIKAQDGDLGINMTLTYSISSVSPDKYWTNFQVDSSSGVVSVLTALDREEMDSSVISVSIKAAQTDDARKTAGAAVSVSVEDVNDNPPEFDQPGYSVSLLENSPAGGVVFKAAVGDPDQGGFVGTLRIIPESSPFSVGSDGTVRVKNPSALDRETTESFRFQIEARETDLPNAVVMVEVNVTLLDENDNSPSFSSKTYEGKVFANQTVGMHLVQVKAEDRDAGANGQIKYSMDFGNEKGFFSIDEDSGDVSLARTIPLLENQILKFPLYITARDGGAISRSSSAQVNIRAPGDCKPQFLHKVYRGTVEEERDPGVLILRVDFLAVAPEIPVTLRVETEADKFVISESGEFSTRVKLDYDEAPHNYSVGISISDGVNSNTAVVEVQVTDVNDNSPVFASGSVTMAVAEDAEVGSNVTAVPATDKDSGFNQEIRYSLRGGEGRFSVDPLSGMVSVAGALDRETKAEYDLLLVAEDQGRPSRSATASLLVQVSDVNDNVPEFSEAEYRADVFETETVGASLLTLSAADPDEEANGRVTFSIFQQSPSSGPPVFELDSSSGVLRLARPLDYSEVKVYRLQVQASDGGAPSLVGNSSVVVTVKDVNNNPPEFSKEIYNVAVPENLASGALVLTLEVTDRDEGGFSNGYFLYANDTFDINKHGVVSLRNDVTLDRETKDSYMIQVVAVDQVAAGLSATARLNVSVLDYNDNAPQFPSLPDPFLIAEGEYSEVAPGDVHTIEATDADLGPNGEVALSLLRPHPLFRFRGDGTLQAVGSLDRERQETYELLVKASDDGRPQRENITSIRVSLLDVNDNVPQFSSSSYVSTVLLKEAEEGKLLLTLSASDRDAGNNSLIAYSFSEGSCPYLALNSETGAVTLTSDLADVTNDTTLVLTAMAKDHGRPPLNSTARVVVNLRVVSLTEGVAFLSSSYNFSLPENQAAGALVGEVSAWSGSGLGVAYALKTHADRFSVGPSGALVTRTGLDREEQEWYILDVEAVDTRTPPTSAIAMVRVQVQDVNESPRFPSEVHRASVFSIAPYKTPVVRVEASDPDQGEAAQLVYGLTEDSPHFDVDPSSGLLFVVSAAGLAGQTAAVEVEARDPRGLFATTRVEVEVQGSASSGDVVVLSINQPANAVEKKLREVESSLGSALGWTVSILEVSSATRGSSESRAPRVVVEARVGFLSFDGGAVVPSEEVTEKLRSQSAAVRAELVKVFGEGLQFQVEVEVKSPSPASSQAVVIALSVMLALSMLGMIVAVALIVRFKWTQKLPESDKESFDIDRRDEFYTNGSKDLLKTSQQGQKSDEKRDKDQQQRTDRETEDGDSRTSSL from the exons ATGGACGCGGGCGGTCCGATCCGGGccggcctccttctcctcgtctGCGCGTGTGTCGCCGCGGGGAGTCCGATAG GTACATCCGAAATCAATTGTGCTACCGGTAGCAATGGAAATGTGGGTCAAGTCAATGAAGGATATTCAG gggaggtggaggtggtgcggGGGATCACGGGTGGGGTGAAGCTGGTGGCCCACGTCTTCCCGGCCCACCTGCAGTTCCTGGAGCTGAGCTTCGCGCCGGGCGACGCCACCGCGACGGTCCGCACCAAGAGGCCGCTGGACGCCGACGAGCTGGCCCCC ACCGACAGCACCTTGTATTACTCCATCATGTGCGACGACGTGACGAAG TACAACAACACCCGGACGCTGAAAATCAACGACCTCAATGACAACAGCCCGATATTTGGACAGAAGAGCTACAGCGCCTCCGTCTCCGAG ACTCACAGCGTGGACGCCGTGGTTCTCCAGGTGTCGGCTGTGGACGCAGACAGCACGCCAGCCAACAACCGAGTGGCATATTCCATT GAACCGACTTCCGAGGACTTCATGGTAACCAActctggggcttttattttgaaaagaagcttGAACTACAATACAGTCCAAAAGTACGACTTCATTGTGACGGCAAAG GATAACGGCGGCCTGAACGACTCAGCCTCCGTGCTCATCACCGTGGAGGACTTTGATAACCTGAATCCGTATTTCAGCCACAACGTGTACCAGGCCTTTATTCCAGAGAATCAG GTCGGTCCTTTCCGGATCCTCGAGCCAGAGGCCATAAAAGCTCAGGACGGAGACTTGGGGATCAacatgactttgacttacagcaTCAGCTCAG TGTCTCCAGACAAGTATTGGACAAACTTCCAGGTGGACTCCAGCAGTGGGGTGGTGTCCGTGCTGACGGCTCTGGACCGAGAGGAGATGGACAGCAGCGTGATCTCCGTCAGCATCAAG GCGGCCCAGACGGACGACGCTCGCAAGACGGCCGGCGCCGCGGTGTCCGTCTCGGTGGAGGACGTGAACGACAACCCTCCAGAGTTCGACCAGCCCGGCTACTCCGTATCACTCCTGGAAAACTCCCCCGCCGGTGGCGTCGTGTTCAAAGCCGCGGTCGGCGACCCGGACCAG GGAGGGTTTGTGGGGACTCTACGGATCATTCCAGAATCTTCTCCCTTCTCTGTCGGTTCTGACGGGACCGTCCGAGTGAAGAACCCCTCGGCGCTGGACAGAGAGACCACCGAAAGCTTTAGATTTCAG ATTGAAGCAAGGGAGACAGACCTTCCCAACGCTGTAGTCATGGTTGAAGTCAACGTAACTCTTCTGGATGAGAATGACAACAGTCCTTCATTCAGCAGTAAGACGTACGAGGGGAAAGTGTTTGCCAATCAAACAGTTGGAATGCACCTGGTCCAG GTTAAGGCAGAAGATCGAGATGCTGGCGCGAATGGGCAGATAAAATACTCTATGGACTTTGGCAACGAGAAAGGCTTCTTCTCAATCGATGAAGACAGTGGGGACGTCTCACTGGCTCGAACCATTCCCCTGCTGGAGAACCAGATATTGAAGTTCCCTCTCTACATAACGGCCAGAGACG GGGGCGCTATATCCCGCTCCTCCTCAGCACAGGTGAACATTCGGGCCCCTGGCGACTGCAAGCCTCAGTTCCTACACAAAGTGTACCGTGGCACTGTAGAAGAAGAGCGGGACCCGGGAGTTTTGATTCTGCGG GTCGACTTCCTCGCCGTAGCTCCAGAGATTCCCGTGACTCTCCGAGTTGAAACCGAAGCCGACAAGTTCGTCATCTCCGAGAGCGGCGAGTTCTCCACCAGAGTGAAGCTGGACTACGACGAGGCCCCACACAACTACTCCGTGGGCATCTCCATCTCCGACGGGGTCAACAGCAACACCGCGGTGGTGGAGGTTCAAGTCACCGACGTCAATGACAACAGTCCCGTCTTTGCCTCCGGCTCCGTCACCATGGCCGTCGCAGAGGACGCAGAGGTGGGGTCCAACGTGACAGCTGTGCCCGCCACGGACAAAGACAGCGGCTTCAACCAGGAGATCCGATACTCcctgagaggaggggagggcaggTTCTCCGTGGACCCCCTGTCCGGGATGGTGAGTGTGGCCGGTGCACTTGACAGGGAGACCAAGGCCGAGTACGACCTGCTGCTGGTGGCCGAAGATCAGGGGCGTCCATCCCGGTCGGCCACGGCCTCCCTGCTGGTCCAAGTGTCCGATGTCAACGACAACGTCCCCGAGTTCTCAGAGGCCGAGTATCGGGCCGACGTCTTTGAGACGGAGACGGTCGGTGCGAGCTTGCTCACCCTGTCGGCGGCAGACCCCGACGAAGAAGCAAACGGGAGAGTGACTTTCAGCATTTTTCAGCAAAGTCCGTCCTCGGGGCCTCCCGTTTTTGAGCTGGACTCGTCCAGCGGGGTTCTGCGGTTGGCCCGGCCTCTGGACTACAGCGAGGTCAAGGTGTACCGCCTCCAGGTCCAGGCCTCGGATGGAGGGGCTCCCTCTCTGGTCGGGAACAGCTCTGTGGTGGTGACGGTGAAGGACGTGAACAACAACCCGCCGGAGTTCAGCAAGGAGATCTACAACGTGGCCGTTCCTGAGAACCTGGCCAGCGGCGCGCTCGTCCTCACCCTGGAGGTCACAGACCGGGACGAG GGAGGATTCTCCAACGGCTACTTCCTCTATGCCAACGACACTTTTGACATAAACAAACACGGTGTGGTCTCACTGAGGAACGACGTCACCTTGGACAGAGAGACCAAGGACAGCTACATGATACAG GTGGTGGCGGTGGATCAGGTCGCCGCCGGCCTGAGCGCCACGGCCCGGCTCAACGTCTCGGTCCTGGACTACAACGACAACGCGCCGCAGTTCCCGAGCCTCCCCGACCCCTTCCTCATCGCCGAGGGCGAGTACTCGGAGGTCGCCCCGGGGGACGTTCACACCATCGAGGCCACGGACGCCGACCTCGGCCCCAACGGAGAGGTCGCCCTCTCGCTCCTCCGCCCTCACCCGCTCTTCAGGTTCAGAGGG GACGGGACGCTGCAGGCTGTCGGCTCTCTGGATCGAGAGCGGCAGGAGACGTACGAGCTGTTGGTGAAGGCCTCAGACGACGGCCGCCCGCAGAGAGAG AACATCACCTCCATCAGAGTGAGCCTCCTGGACGTCAACGACAACGTACCCCAGTTCAGCTCCAGCAGCTACGTCAGCACCGTCCTGctgaaggaggcggaggaggggaaGCTGCTGCTGACGCTGTCCGCCTCCGACCGGGACGCCGGGAACAACTCACTCATCGCCTACAG TTTCTCGGAAGGAAGTTGTCCGTATTTGGCCTTAAACAGCGAGACCGGGGCCGTGACCTTAACCTCTGACCTTGCTGATGTCACAAATGACACCACGCTGGTGCTGACGGCCATGGCTAAAGACCACGGTCGGCCCCCTCTGAACTCCACAG CCCGCGTGGTGGTGAACCTGAGGGTGGTCAGCCTGACGGAGGGCGTGGCCTTCCTGAGCTCCTCCTACAACTTCAGTCTACCCGAGAACCAGGCGGCGGGGGCGCTCGTGGGGGAGGTGTCGGCCTGGTCGGGGAGCGGGCTGGGCGTGGCCTACGCGCTGAAGACGCACGCCGACCGGTTCTCCGTCGGCCCCAGCGGCGCCTTGGTGACCAGAACGGGGCTGGacagggaggagcaggagtGGTACATCCTGGATGTGGAGGCCGTGGACACCAGGACCCCCCCCACGTCAGCCATTGCGATG GTCAGAGTTCAGGTGCAGGACGTGAACGAGTCTCCTCGGTTCCCCTCCGAGGTGCACAGAGCCTCCGTGTTCAGCATCGCCCCGTACAAAACCCCCGTGGTCCGTGTCGag GCTTCAGACCCCGACCAGGGGGAGGCCGCTCAGCTGGTCTACGGTCTCACTGAGGACAGTCCTCACTTCGACGTGGACCCGTCCTCCGGCCTGCTGTTCGTGGTGTCCGCCGCGGGACTCGCGGGACAGACGGCcgcggtggaggtggaggcgcGAGACCCCCGCGGACTCTTCGCTACGAccagggtggag gtGGAGGTTCAGGGCAGCGCGAGCAGCGGTGACGTGGTCGTCCTCTCCATCAACCAGCCGGCCAACGCCGTGGAGAAGAAGCTCCGCGAGGTGGAGAG CTCTCTGGGTTCGGCCCTGGGCTGGACGGTGAGCATCCTCGAGGTGTCGAGCGCCACCCGCGGCTCCTCCGAGTCCCGGGCGCCGCGCGTCGTCGTGGAGGCGCGGGTCGGCTTCTTGAGCTTCGACGGAGGAGCGGTGGTTCCCTCGGAGGAGGTCACGGA GAAGCTGCGGAGCCAATCAGCCGCCGTGAGGGCGGAGCTTGTCAAAGTGTTCGGGGAGGGGCTCCAAttccaggtggaggtggaggtgaagtCTCCAAGTCCCGCCTCCAGCCAGGCCGTGGTCATCGCTCTGTCCGTCATGCTGGCCCTGAGCATGCTGGGAATGATCGTGGCCGTCGCATTGATCGTCAG GTTCAAGTGGACGCAGAAGCTTCCGGAGAGCGATAAAGAGAGTTTTGACATCGACCGACGTGATGAATTCTACAC GAACGGGTCCAAGGACCTTCTGAAAACCTCCCAACAG GGACAGAAGTCAGACGAGAAGAGAGACAAGgaccagcagcagaggacggacagagagacggaggacggAGACAGCCGCACTTCTTCTCTTTGA